CCCATGGTCAGCGTCCGGGTCAAGGTGGCATTGCCTGCCGAGAACGCGACCACAAAAATCAAAGCGGTTAAGAGTATCAGTTTTTTCATATAATTTCCTCTAGTTTAAATTCAAATAGTTGTTTGAATTCAAAGTTCCAAAATTAATCCTACAGTTTCCTCCGATAGGCTTACCTCCTTCCCTGCAGGCATTCAGACATTTTTTGTCATGCACCTTTCTACTTGCTGTTTTGCTTAATTATCACTTCAATAAATAGTTTCTTCTCCCTGTTACGTCAATAAAAAAACGACGACACAGAAACAGCCATGCCGACCTTTCTCTTAATCCTAATAATTGAGGAAATTTATAAGCAAATCGGTTTTTATTGTCAACAATAAAAAAATGGCGGGGGAAAAATAAAAAACCCCGGGCCGTCGAGCGGATCCGGGGTTTCGAGAAAGAAAAATCGGCTTATTCTTACCATTTCCTGCGGCTGGGAGTCTGGGTGACTCTGGTCCGGCGCGGGGTAGCATAGGCCTTACGGGTCGGCTTGGCGGCCAATTTCTTGGTCTTCTTCGGAGTGGCATTATAGGTCTTGCGGGGATTATTGGTCCCTTTAGCCTTCATGACCTTGGTCGGAGTCCAAACAGGGTTCCAATTCCAGGTATAATTCTTGGCACGGGAATAAGTTCCACGAGTTGTGGGCTTGGGCGTGCTTTTCGCCATCCGCTTCACGGCCGGTTTGTGATTGGTCGGGGTATTGGTTGTCCGACGCATGGTCGGTTTCGCGCTATACCTCTTCCGGGGTGCCGCTTTCCACGTAGGATTTTTTTTCGTGGTTTTCTTTTTGGTCGTGGTCTTCTTTGTTTTGGGGGTCCACCGATTGGTTTTGCGTGTCCGGTTGGGCATTGACTCTCCTCCCTTCGACATGCGGGTGAATGTTTTCAAACCTGAAAGATTGGTTTGGTTAATCATTTTTCTTATCGACACCTATCAGATTTATTTTAGCTATCAGGATGAGAACCAAAGAAAGACTCGCCGGCACTGTCCAGGATTTCAACAGCTCAGGATAACACTATTTGGAATCCTCCGTATCTATCCGGGATCCATATTGGCTTCATATCTTTCAGATTGTGAAATTCGGTTCATATTATTTGCCCCGCCACGGGGTAGACGACAATGGTCATTTCCGATGATGGATTTAACCTGATAAAGCCTCACCCCCATAATAGATACGGTAATTCCAATGCTGATAACAAGTTCCACCAAAACAAGGGAACCGGACTAATCTGCCGCAAATGGTCTGAGAATGAACCCGCCGAAAGGCATACCCTTTGCTCAAAGGACAAGATAGAAAGAGAGCAACTAGAAGGAGAGAATATGTTGGATGGAAAATTTCAGCGCGGTTTCACCCTTGAAAGACTCAGAAATGTTGCCGAACCGAAAATCCACCATGATTCCGGTGGGTACTATATCTGCACCCTCTCCGAGAATGTAAAAGTCTATTTTGACGACTATTATCTTTTCCTTGAAAAAGTCTATGATAAATGCGCCGCGGAAGTGGCCGAAATCGAGAATAAGCTCTCCCAGACGGCGGCGGAATGCACCGAAACCTCTTCATACTTCCGCGCCCGGATGATCGTGGTCGATCTGGCCCTTAAAACGGCGCGGGCCTTTTATGTCGATGGCAGCAACCTCGGCGTTATTATGACCCCCTGGTGTTTCGGCACGGTCGTGCTCGAGAAAGTCGAAATCTACCGGGAACGGCTGACCCGGGGCGAGGTCAACGACCAGAATGTCCCGGAATATCCATATTATGTAATCAAATATATGGACGAAATTTACAAGAAAGCGCTTCTCGACCTGTTCGATTTCCCCGAAGAAGCGTTCAAAATGCGCTGGCAATACAGCGAACTGCTGAAGCGGTATTCCAAGGTTTTGACCAATATCACGCAATCCCTCAATTCGGTCCTTTTGCTGATAAAAAATTATGGTGCCTGATTAACCCTGCAGGCTCATTTCCTCCCTCCTATAGGTTGCCCCCGGAATTCCTCCCTTCCGGGGGTTTTTATATGATGAATTCCCCCTCTTCAGCCGATAAACAATTAAGACATTTGGCTCGAGTAAAAATCGATTTATGTCGCTACTGATACCGAAAGCAAAGACAGACACTAAATATCTGCCCATCTATCTGGAGTCTCTCCGCGTAGATACCATTCTCAGTTTTGATCTGTACATCAAATTCAGCGGCGAAATGGTTCTTTACCGTTCAGCCGATCTCCCCTTCACCGAAAAAACCAAAGAAAAGCTCCTGGGCAACAAGGTCCTCCGGCTCTATGTCAGCGCCAAGGCGAGAGCCAAATATCAGAAATATATTGAGCAAAATCTGGACAAAATCCTGACCGACCGGGAAATCCATGAGGAGAAAAAAGCCGGAATACTCTATGAAACCTCAAAAGCTCTGATGAAAGATGTTCTGGAGAATCCCTCCTATGGCGAGAATATTCAGCGCTCCAGGAAAATGGTCGAAAATCAGGTGAGCTTTATCTTGAAAGGGCAGGAGGCTTTTCATAATCTTCTCAAAATCAGTTCTTTCGATTATTACACCTACACCCATTCGGTCAATGTCTGCACTTTTGCCATCGCCCTGGCGCAGCAGATCGGCCGCAAGGATGAGGAATACCTTCACAATCTGGGAATCGGCGCCCTGCTCCATGATGTCGGCAAATCCAAAATTTCGGAGCGGATTCTGAACAAACGCACCGGCCTTTCCACCATGGAATTTGAGCTGATGAAAAAACACCCCAAATGGGGCGTCGAGATTCTGACGGGCACCGATATGATCGATGCCGCCTCATACTACCCGGTCCTGCAGCATCACGAGCGGGGCTCCAAGACCGGATACCCCAACGGGCTGGGGCTGGATGAAATGCATGAGTACAGCCGCATCGTGGCCATTGTCGATACTTTCGATGCCATGACCACCCAGCGGGTATATCAGGGGGCGATGGATACTTTCCCGGCTCTCAAGGTCATTTTCGCCTTGAAGAACGATTACGATTATGAAATGCTGATCACATTTGCCGAACTGATGGGCCCTGAGGGGCTGTCGCGGGAATAAACTCTATCAATCTCTTGCGCGCTTATCACCTCTAAGACTGATTTCCCAAAAATATGATCCGCTAGTAGCGCAAAATCCCGAAGGGTATTGCGAAACTGACCTGCGCGGTAGTCGTAGTTTTTGAGTAGGTCAAAATTCCCCCTCGGGCGCCGCAAGCGACCGAGCGGGGTTTTGACAACTTTGCCTAACGCACGATGCTCCTTACATGCACCCAATCTTCGGCGCCGGGCCGGCCTTATATAAGAAATTTATCAGATAGGTTATGTCTCTAATATTTATCAGGCAATCGCCGTTGACATCGCCAACATAAATAGGTGCCGGTGGGGGCGGCGTGCTTCCTTCTGGATAGAGATGGTTAATGACAAAGGTTATATCCTGGATATTGACCAGCCAATCGCCATTGGCATCACCCAGCTTCCAGGTGCGGAAATTATGGATGCTGGTGCTATATATAGGTAGAGCGGTGTTGTCAACTGCCTCGACCCGCCACCAATAATGCATGCCAAATTCTAAACTGTCAGCAAGATTATATTGATTTATCCAAATGCTATCGATCTGATATGCAAAATGGAAATTGCTGTCTATTGCGACCTCCAGACAATAATGAATGCTATCCAACGGGTCGGGGTCGAATGATAAGCCCCATGAGAACTGGGGTAACATATTGAACACTTTGCCTCCAATATCAGCCAGTGGGACTATGTCAAAAGGCAATGGCGATTCTTCAAACTCATTTACCCAGATCGATTGATTGTCTGACCAATTTGATTTTTCGAACTGATCGAAACTGCGGCTTCGCCACCAGTATTTCCAATTTTCCATGAGGGGCTCATTAACTGTCCAACCGGTCGAATCGGACGCCTGGGCGATATTGGAATCGGATATGAGTATCAGATCGCCGAAAGCGCTGTCATTGACCACTTCATAATCATAGGTCAGGTTATCATTTTCAGCGTCGGTGGCGTTATGAACGCAGAGAATCGGAGTAGCGATATTAGACACCGCATTATTTTCCGGCCATGCGTGCGTCGGCACGGACGGCACACTATTCATCCTGAATGAGGTCTGATACCAGTTTGACCAAAAATTATTGTTTTTTACGCGTAGTCTATAAAAGTAAGTAAGCCCGTCTCCTAAGACGGCACCAGCATAGGCAACCGCAGAATCAGAAGATTGAAATGGCAGCGGATCCCATAATTCCGCCACGCTCCAATTTGTATCTATACCAAATTGAATCTGAAATTCACGTTGAGGTTCATTTTTGAGATCAAGATAACTCCACCCAATTTCGGGATTATGATTAATTAGATGCATAGTATCAGCATGACCGTCTATCGCAATTGATATGACTGTAGGTATATTTGCCAATTCCCAACAGGCCTTTGAATTTCCCCCCTCAAAGGTAGGCTGGGGATCCTCGAAATACCAATTATAAACCGGATTACCACATGAACCTGTATCGATGCAGAAAGCGCCCGAATCCGCCGGTATTTTGACCCCACAGTGCAGAATACGATGATACTGTCCATCCAAATTGAAACAGTCACTATCATTTTCACCAGAAACTCCCACAAGATTAAAAAAATCGCCCACTTCTCCAGGGATTATTTCATCGGTCAAATCCCCATCCCAGCTAACGCAAAGTGTGTACGAAAATAAGTCAAGCCTCCCCCTAAATTCCGGGTCAATCCAATTGTAACACTGCACTTCCCCACCTTCACAGTACCACTGCGCGTTTGTTACATCGCCGGTTCCAGAAAATACAAGTGGCAGATTGAGAACCGTTCGCCTGTCAGTATTAGCCGCATAGACATCAACAAAGAATTGCGTATTGGGTATAATATATTTGATGCCGTTTTGCTCTGAAGAACCGGGCCCGGAAATATCATAGCGAATTACAAGACCGGCATTAGCCGATGCAAATACTATCGTGACCAGAATCAACGATATCAATAGTTTTGAATGTTTCATAGCTCAATTCCTTCGATCATAATTTAATACCGTATTGAATTAACCGGGCATCAATCCCCGCTTGAATCGTCGGCTGGTCAGCGGGAACATGTATGGTCGCCGCAAAAACATTGTTCAGGCCCAATAACAAAAGCCCGAGCACTATCCCAATAATTGATATCTTGCCCATATTAATCCCTCGTACGAGAAATTGCAGGTAAATATTAACCTGTAATCAATATAAGCCCAAACCGGCACAACGCAAGCAATTTCTGCCGGATAGATGAGTCAATTGGTCGGGTTTGAGATCACCCGCCCAGTGTTCCAGTTTTTCTGTTGCGTCGGGTCCTGGATTCCGCATTGGCGGAAGCGAGACCTGACGCTTTCAGAAAATCTTCAAAAAGCCGTCAGGTCACCATTCCTCCGCCAGTGCGGCGGAATTGAGGAACTGACGGAACAGGTAATGCAAGCCATTTCCGAGGGAAAAGACGAGTAAATCGGTTGGGTTTGGCGGGCCTGTGCCCGCATTTTGCCTGTAATCCGGAAAAAAACCAACACAATTGGCGCTTTTTGAGATTAGGCCATGACAAAAGCTGGCATTGAAATATTTCACTGCCAGATTGTGTCAGGGCTTGCTTGTGCGCCTTAATCTTCTTAGATTTATCAAGTTAGTTCTCTTCTCGCACCGAAAGATAACTTTCAAACCCCGGTCGGAGTCGCTATGCCCAAAATCTCCCGCATATTCCTGATAGCCCTGTGCACATCTATTGTCACAAATCTTGCTATCGGTCAAGACCGTCCCCTGCAAATGGCAGGAGAGGCAGCCAGTAAGCCTCTCGCATATCATCAGGGCAAATCGCACCCTGCTGATAGTTCGATGGTCACACACGACAGCACGAAACTGCTTCTGGAAATAGACGGCCCCAAAGGAATTATGCTCGATAAGAAATATTTCATCATTAATTATGATACGGCATATAAAATACCATACTGGGTCGCCTATTACATCACTGAAAAAGACTTGGAAGGTACGGCAAAACGAAGAAATCGCTTTACGGAAGATACTGCATTGCCTCCAGAATTTAGGTCTAAGGTATCGGATTATGCAGACACAAACTATGATCAGGGACACAACGCCCCGGCGGCCGATTTTAAGCGCAATCAAAAGGCGATGGATTCCACTTTCCTTATGTCGAATATTTCTCCTCAAACGCGCGCGCTGAACCGTGGCATCTGGAATAAACTGGAAAAAGCGGTGAGAAAACTTGTCGAAATAGATGGCAAGGCATGGATTATTACCGGCAACATCTTTATGAGAGCCGACAGCCAACTGGAAAAACCATCAGAGTTTATCGGAAAGGGTAGGGTGGCGGTGCCGACACACTGTTTCAAAGCTATTCTCACGCAAAAAGAAGACGGAACTTACGATATGTACTCTTTTTTGATCATGAATCAGCCTGAGAAAATCCCGGGTCCGCCCGACAAATATAAACTCACCGTGGATCGTTTGGAACAGATAACTGGATTTGATTTTTTCCCAAAACTTGATGACAGCCTGGAGAATTCTCTGGAAAGGAAAATCCCCGACGATTTGCCACAGAAGCAACAGGTCACTCATGCGCTGCGTAAGAGCAGCAGGATACATTCCAATTAAAACGGCCAACCTCCAGCCTTGGGGCTTGTTGAAAAAGCCTCAAAAAAGGGAAGAAGCATGCCCCTGGGCAGAAAGACACAAGAATTGTCATCCTGAACTTGATTCAGGATCCAGAAAACGGAAACTTAAGTGCAAGTATTTGTGGGCGGCAGATGTCCACATCTGCCCCAGCTTGTAGATAACGCTCTCTTCCATCTTTATAACCAGTTCTTGTCAATCGGCAATAATCCTGGTCGGTTATCCAGCCAATCCCCAGCGCTGGTATATTTATAATCCTCTGGATTGGACACCAGACCGGCTTTAATCGGATTGTTATGAATATAATTCAACTTAGTGCGCATCTGCTCTTCCGATATGATTATAACGTCATCGAACCTTGGTTTCCATAAAGAAAATCGCCCTCGCTGGATTAAAGGGCTTTTTTCCTCAACCGTCATCACTTCCTTAATTCGCTTGGCACTTAGAATCTTGAATCCCTGTACAAATTGGGACAAATGCTCAATTTTAGGCAGCGTCATTAAGAGATGCAGATGCGTCGGCATCAAGACATAGCCAATTAAACCGGCAGTATGATATCTAAGGGTTTCCTCGAGTTGAACAATCATGGCCATGGCGAAGCGCTCGTCTGCGAAAATCGGTTTCCATCTAACAACCGTCATGGTCACGAACCCGGCAGCCCGCCCGGTGATCTTTAGTCTCCTGCGCACCACCATGCTTTTAGATTATATAATAATCTTGCTTTTGCAAGAGTTATGGCCAAGCTCGAAATCAGCCCACGGGCAGATGTGGACATCTGCCGCGCACAATTAGGATTCTTTTACTTCTTTTGGCGCAAACCCCAATTTTTCACGCACCGCCACTGTTATCCGCTGGGCGATATCGGGATTTTCCTCGATAAAATGCTTGACCGCTTCACGACCCTGTCCCAGACGGTCACTGCCGTAACTGTACCAAGCCCCCGATTTCTCAACAATTTCATGATTGGTGGCCAAATCCAAAAGCTCGCCCGATTGCGAAATCCCCTTGCCGTAGGTAATATCAAATTCGGTCTCGCGGAACGGCGGGGCCACTTTGTTTTTCACCACCCGCACCCGGGTGCGGTTCCCCACGACCACCTCGTTCTCCTTTATCGAGGCGATCTTGCGGATATCAAGACGAATGGTGGCGTAAAATTTCAAGGCGTTGCCGCCGGTGGTGGTCTCGGGATTGCCGAACATGACGCCGATTTTCATCCTTATCTGGTTAATAAAAATGACCGCCGTTTTCGATTTGGAGATGATTGCGGTCAGCTTCCGGAGCGCCTGCGACATCAGCCGCGCCTGAAGCCCCATATGCTGGTCGCCCATTTCTCCTTCTATCTCAGCCCGCGGCACCAGCGCCGCCACCGAGTCGATGACTATAATATCTATGGCACTGGAACGAACCAATGTCTCGGTAATATCGAGCGCCTGTTCGCCGGTGTCGGGCTGGGAGATAAGAAGATTGTCAACATCCACCCCCAGCGCCTTGGCGTAGGCGGCATCAAGAGCATGCTCGGCATCAATAAAAGCGGCGATTCCGCCCAGTTTCTGCGCCTCCGAAATAAAATGCAGCGCCAGCGTCGTTTTGCCGGAGCTTTCCGGGCCGTAAACCTCGGTCACCCGTCCGCGGGGAATACCCCCCACACCGAGCGCAAAATCAAGCCCGAGCGAGCCGGTCGGGATAACCTCAATCGCCTGCACGGCACTATCGCCCAGCCGCATAATCGACCCTTTGCCGAAAGATTTTTCAATCTGGTGAAGAGCGCTATCTAAAGCTTTTTTCCGGTCAGGTAGCGTAATGGACATTTTGACCTCATCTATTAGAGAATTAATTACTTTCCCATCTGCTTGAAATTCAATCTTATGCCAATCTAAGCGGGTTCAGCAGATTTGAATATCACATTTTGATTAATTTATGATAAAAAAGGCCGGTGTCAAATGCTGGCAGTAAAAATGATAATCATTCACTTTATATTGAAATTTCCATGAAAAACCGAAAAACAGCTTAGCTTTTCAGGTTTGCTTCCAGAAGGCGGCTGTAGATCGGTCCCTGAGGGGTGAGAATGGATTTGAATAAGACCAGTTTGTCCAATCGGAAAGGCTTAGCGGCAACCTGATAATTCCTTATATATCCGGCCAGGTCATCAAGACCATAACTCTCTTTTACCCGCCCCAGGGTCAGGTGCGGCTTGAACTTTTTGTCTTCGGGCGGAAATCCGAGCCGCCGCATTTCCTCTTCCATTTCCCCGGCGATAGAATCCAGAAGCTCGATGCCGCCGCTCAGCCCGGCCCAAAAGACCCGGGGTCGTTTCAGGTCGGGAAAGGCACCGAGACTATTAATAACGCTCTCGACCACCCGGTACTGGGAGGCCACCCGATGAATTGCTTCTTTAATTGCGGGCAATTTGTCGTCATCAGTCTCTCCCAAAAATCTCACCGTCATATGAATATTTTTCGGCGCGACCCATTTGATTCTTCCCCCGCCACCTTTCTGCTTAAGAATGAAAATGATCCTGCCCAATTCCTCCTCAATTTCCCTCGGCAATGGTAAAGCAATAAAGAGTCGCATCACTCAATCCCCATAATAGTCTTTCGCAATAGTTCCAGCGCGGCATAGACCGAGCGGCCGCGGTTGCTCTCGCGGCTTCGGCCGAAAGAAAATTTCCGCGACCGGATACCGCGGGCCGATGCCACCGCAATAAATACGGTGCCGATCGGTTTATCCGCAGTGCCGCCATCAGGCCCCGCGATACCAGTGACCGAAACGCCAAAATCCACCCCGGCCCGTTCCCTGATACCGGACGCCATCGCTTCGGCGGTTTCTTTCGAAGCGGCGCCGAATTCGACCAGAGTTTTCTCAGAAACACCGAGAAGCTCTATTTTGGAGCGATTGGAATAGGTCACCACGCCCCGCTCGAAATATTCCGATGATCCCGGCACTGAGGTTATGTGCCCGGCCAGAAGGCCTGCCGTACATGATTCAGCCACGGCCAGAGTCTGCTTCTTTTCCTTGAGTAATCGTCCAATGACACTTTCGAGAGTATCTTCACCCTCGCCGTAGATATAGTTACCGATAGTGGCGCGCAGTTGGCCGGCCAGATTCTCGGCGGAGGTGTCGGCCATCTCTCTGGTCGAACCGAATGAAACGATGCGAAGATCCACCCCGCTGTATGATGGCAGGTAGGCCAGATGAATGTTCTCGGGAAGCTTGAGTGCGGGAAGAATTTTCTCGGCCAGGGCCGATTCGATAATACCGGTGGTACGAAGTTTTATCACGCGGATAAATCCCGGCCGTACCCGCGCCTCCAGAAATGGTATCAACTGCTCGGGAACCATAATCTCGACTTCGTTGGGTACCCCCGGCAACGAGGCGAAAATCTTTCCTCCCTCAACAATTACAATTCCGACCGCCGAGCCGACCCGGTTGGGAAGATATACCGCCCCCTGGGGAAGCAGCGCCTGATTCTGGTTTATCGAAGGCATCTTAATCCCACGGGCTTCATATCGCTTTCTGATATCCTCAAGCACGTCCTCCTGAAAGACCAGATTCCGCTTGAAGACTCTGACAATCGCTTTCTTGGTGATATCATCATCGGTCGGCCCCAAGCCGCCGGTAGCGATAACGATATCGGCCCGTTTCAGCGCCTGCGAGATTACCTCCTCCATTCGTTTCAAGTCATCACCGACCGCGGTCTTGTAGGTTACCCAGAGACCTATTTCAGCCAATCTTCCTGCGATATAGGCGGAGTTGGTGTCGATCGTATGGCCGGAAATAATCTCATCGCCTATAATAACCAGTTCCACATCCATATTTCCTCCGCCGAGAAATTTCCCTTATTTGGTTACGAAATGACCGACATATATCAAAAGCTGAGTTAGAAGGTTGGCCTGGATTCCGGCGACAACATCATCAGCGGTAACGCCCCAGCCGCGCGGCAGTCTTTCGGCCACATTGGCCGGGAAAAATTTGACCGCGTCAAGCGCTCTGAACGCCAGGAAAGCCAGAATATAATTCGTCAGCGAATATGGTATCATAATCAAAGAAATCATCATCCCGGCCCATTCATCAATCACAATTTTCTTTGCATCATGCCCCAGAAGCGGCTCGGCTTTGCCGGCCAGAAAAACGGAAATTATAATAAATGCCACTGAAAAAATAATAATCAGGTCGGGATTCCGTCCCAGCATGAAATAGGCAAGCAGCCAGGCCGGAATTGTACCTGTGGTACCCGGCACGATCGGGCTATAGCCGGTGAAAAGACCCGAGGCGAAGAACTTTATGAGAAAGGCTCTTTTCATCGCAGCAAATTCTTTATCATGGAGTAATATTTCACGCTATAATCAAAGCCGGTGTAGAGCGTGATCAGGGTGGTGGCGCCGAGGACGATATCATAAACCAGTTGGCGGTTGAAATTCAGGAGCAATCGCGCCGGATTACTTGAACTCACGAATACCGTATCAATTGTGACCATGAGAAGGATGAAAGTGATGGCGCTCATCTGCAGGACCGTTTTGGCTTTGGCCCAGGTGGAGGGAGCAATTACCGCCCCTTTATAGGCGGCCAGCGAGCGAATGCCGGTAACATAGAATTCCCGCCCGACAATCAGCACCACCATCCAGGCGCGGGCATATCCGAGACCGACCAGCGCGATAAGGGCTGAAGTCACCAGAATCTTATCGGCCAGTGGGTCCATGAATTTCCCAAATCCGGTCACAATGCCGTATTTGCGGGCATAGTGGCCGTCAAAAAGGTCGGTCAGGGCCGCAAAGATATAGACCGCAAAGCCAAAGATGCGCCAGTATGGATTCTGAAGATTGAAAAATATCATAAAAAGGGGTGAGAGAATGATCCGCAGAAGGGTTAATTTGTTGGGCATATTCATATTAAGAAAGGAATGTACGGACTCAAATTATGGCTGTCAATTACAAATAATAGAGTGAAAAAAACCATCAACAATGGCCACAAAATACTTGACAAAACCATGGAATATTATTATAATTATACTTGATACAAGGAGTTACCCTCAAAACCCACTTGAAGGCAACAGAATCGTTACTTCGCTAAGGGATTGATTTAACATTACCAGTTCTCAAACCTCAAGGAGGATGCTATGTTTGTCCGCCCTAACCCTTCGCGGTACGGTTTACTTATTGTCATTTTTGGCCTCGCCATGTCCATGCTGGCGCTGGCCGGGCTGTCCCGCGCAGAAACAATCCCGTTCAGAATTGAAATCGGCAAGGCTTATGAAATCATGCCCGGCGATACCGCCCGGGTCAATGTCATCAAAACGGGAGGAGATCAGGATATCCATGGATACGATTTATTCATCGGATATGATCTCAATATCCTGACTTTTGTCGAGGTTGTCCCCGGGGTGCTTTATGATATTCCCGGTCCATACGAATGGGAGTATTTCAGCTACCGCAATGGTGTCCCCAGTTGTCCCGATACCATCTGCCCCTCGGGCGTGATTCGGGCGGTCAGTCTTTCGGATATGCTCAACGGGTCGCATCACCCGGTTCTGGAGAATATTATCGACGGGACAATCCTGTTTACCATGAAGTTTCTTGTTCCCAGCGATCCGGCTCTCAACTGCACCAAATTTCCGCTCCGCTTTTTCTGGCATGACTGCGGTGACAATGGAATCAGTTATCCCGATAGCGGTTTTGAAAGATTTTCTGTCTCCAACAT
This genomic interval from Candidatus Zixiibacteriota bacterium contains the following:
- a CDS encoding DNA/RNA non-specific endonuclease, with product MPKISRIFLIALCTSIVTNLAIGQDRPLQMAGEAASKPLAYHQGKSHPADSSMVTHDSTKLLLEIDGPKGIMLDKKYFIINYDTAYKIPYWVAYYITEKDLEGTAKRRNRFTEDTALPPEFRSKVSDYADTNYDQGHNAPAADFKRNQKAMDSTFLMSNISPQTRALNRGIWNKLEKAVRKLVEIDGKAWIITGNIFMRADSQLEKPSEFIGKGRVAVPTHCFKAILTQKEDGTYDMYSFLIMNQPEKIPGPPDKYKLTVDRLEQITGFDFFPKLDDSLENSLERKIPDDLPQKQQVTHALRKSSRIHSN
- a CDS encoding HD domain-containing protein, whose translation is MSLLIPKAKTDTKYLPIYLESLRVDTILSFDLYIKFSGEMVLYRSADLPFTEKTKEKLLGNKVLRLYVSAKARAKYQKYIEQNLDKILTDREIHEEKKAGILYETSKALMKDVLENPSYGENIQRSRKMVENQVSFILKGQEAFHNLLKISSFDYYTYTHSVNVCTFAIALAQQIGRKDEEYLHNLGIGALLHDVGKSKISERILNKRTGLSTMEFELMKKHPKWGVEILTGTDMIDAASYYPVLQHHERGSKTGYPNGLGLDEMHEYSRIVAIVDTFDAMTTQRVYQGAMDTFPALKVIFALKNDYDYEMLITFAELMGPEGLSRE
- a CDS encoding phosphatidylglycerophosphatase A; translated protein: MKRAFLIKFFASGLFTGYSPIVPGTTGTIPAWLLAYFMLGRNPDLIIIFSVAFIIISVFLAGKAEPLLGHDAKKIVIDEWAGMMISLIMIPYSLTNYILAFLAFRALDAVKFFPANVAERLPRGWGVTADDVVAGIQANLLTQLLIYVGHFVTK
- the recA gene encoding recombinase RecA — its product is MSITLPDRKKALDSALHQIEKSFGKGSIMRLGDSAVQAIEVIPTGSLGLDFALGVGGIPRGRVTEVYGPESSGKTTLALHFISEAQKLGGIAAFIDAEHALDAAYAKALGVDVDNLLISQPDTGEQALDITETLVRSSAIDIIVIDSVAALVPRAEIEGEMGDQHMGLQARLMSQALRKLTAIISKSKTAVIFINQIRMKIGVMFGNPETTTGGNALKFYATIRLDIRKIASIKENEVVVGNRTRVRVVKNKVAPPFRETEFDITYGKGISQSGELLDLATNHEIVEKSGAWYSYGSDRLGQGREAVKHFIEENPDIAQRITVAVREKLGFAPKEVKES
- a CDS encoding dockerin type I repeat-containing protein translates to MKHSKLLISLILVTIVFASANAGLVIRYDISGPGSSEQNGIKYIIPNTQFFVDVYAANTDRRTVLNLPLVFSGTGDVTNAQWYCEGGEVQCYNWIDPEFRGRLDLFSYTLCVSWDGDLTDEIIPGEVGDFFNLVGVSGENDSDCFNLDGQYHRILHCGVKIPADSGAFCIDTGSCGNPVYNWYFEDPQPTFEGGNSKACWELANIPTVISIAIDGHADTMHLINHNPEIGWSYLDLKNEPQREFQIQFGIDTNWSVAELWDPLPFQSSDSAVAYAGAVLGDGLTYFYRLRVKNNNFWSNWYQTSFRMNSVPSVPTHAWPENNAVSNIATPILCVHNATDAENDNLTYDYEVVNDSAFGDLILISDSNIAQASDSTGWTVNEPLMENWKYWWRSRSFDQFEKSNWSDNQSIWVNEFEESPLPFDIVPLADIGGKVFNMLPQFSWGLSFDPDPLDSIHYCLEVAIDSNFHFAYQIDSIWINQYNLADSLEFGMHYWWRVEAVDNTALPIYSTSIHNFRTWKLGDANGDWLVNIQDITFVINHLYPEGSTPPPPAPIYVGDVNGDCLINIRDITYLINFLYKAGPAPKIGCM
- the pgsA gene encoding CDP-diacylglycerol--glycerol-3-phosphate 3-phosphatidyltransferase, translated to MPNKLTLLRIILSPLFMIFFNLQNPYWRIFGFAVYIFAALTDLFDGHYARKYGIVTGFGKFMDPLADKILVTSALIALVGLGYARAWMVVLIVGREFYVTGIRSLAAYKGAVIAPSTWAKAKTVLQMSAITFILLMVTIDTVFVSSSNPARLLLNFNRQLVYDIVLGATTLITLYTGFDYSVKYYSMIKNLLR
- a CDS encoding competence/damage-inducible protein A; protein product: MDVELVIIGDEIISGHTIDTNSAYIAGRLAEIGLWVTYKTAVGDDLKRMEEVISQALKRADIVIATGGLGPTDDDITKKAIVRVFKRNLVFQEDVLEDIRKRYEARGIKMPSINQNQALLPQGAVYLPNRVGSAVGIVIVEGGKIFASLPGVPNEVEIMVPEQLIPFLEARVRPGFIRVIKLRTTGIIESALAEKILPALKLPENIHLAYLPSYSGVDLRIVSFGSTREMADTSAENLAGQLRATIGNYIYGEGEDTLESVIGRLLKEKKQTLAVAESCTAGLLAGHITSVPGSSEYFERGVVTYSNRSKIELLGVSEKTLVEFGAASKETAEAMASGIRERAGVDFGVSVTGIAGPDGGTADKPIGTVFIAVASARGIRSRKFSFGRSRESNRGRSVYAALELLRKTIMGIE
- a CDS encoding transposase, with protein sequence MTVVRWKPIFADERFAMAMIVQLEETLRYHTAGLIGYVLMPTHLHLLMTLPKIEHLSQFVQGFKILSAKRIKEVMTVEEKSPLIQRGRFSLWKPRFDDVIIISEEQMRTKLNYIHNNPIKAGLVSNPEDYKYTSAGDWLDNRPGLLPIDKNWL
- the thpR gene encoding RNA 2',3'-cyclic phosphodiesterase, encoding MRLFIALPLPREIEEELGRIIFILKQKGGGGRIKWVAPKNIHMTVRFLGETDDDKLPAIKEAIHRVASQYRVVESVINSLGAFPDLKRPRVFWAGLSGGIELLDSIAGEMEEEMRRLGFPPEDKKFKPHLTLGRVKESYGLDDLAGYIRNYQVAAKPFRLDKLVLFKSILTPQGPIYSRLLEANLKS